A single region of the Jatrophihabitans sp. GAS493 genome encodes:
- a CDS encoding phosphatidylinositol mannoside acyltransferase, producing the protein MSGSPMQSTRTAIERLLTSTAEHGADLGYAAGWAGVKALPAPVARRLFQLAADAGTRRGGPAVTQLRANLARVIGHETAGETSKKELDSLVQAAMRSYARYWMETFRLPKMPRSAVLAKTATEGTEHLDAAIAAGKGVVLALPHSGNWDVAALWLIERGSPFTTVAERLKPESLYDRFVAYRESIGMQVLPLTGGARNPIDVLSERLREGGVICLLGDRDLSRRGVEVTFFGEATRMPAGPALLATSTGATLLPVTLWYTEDGWGQRIFPPITLADGDRVDQIRSATQALADRFAESIAAHPADWHMLQKLWLADLKPRSART; encoded by the coding sequence ATGAGCGGCTCGCCGATGCAGTCGACGCGCACGGCGATCGAGCGGCTGCTCACGTCCACCGCTGAGCACGGGGCCGACCTCGGCTACGCGGCGGGCTGGGCCGGTGTGAAGGCCCTCCCGGCTCCGGTGGCGCGCCGGCTATTTCAGTTAGCCGCAGACGCGGGTACTCGGCGAGGCGGCCCGGCGGTGACGCAGTTGCGGGCCAATCTGGCCCGGGTGATCGGACACGAAACCGCGGGCGAGACGAGTAAGAAGGAGTTGGATTCGCTGGTCCAGGCGGCGATGCGCTCCTACGCCCGGTACTGGATGGAGACCTTCCGGCTGCCGAAGATGCCCCGTTCGGCCGTCCTGGCCAAGACCGCCACCGAAGGCACCGAACATCTGGATGCGGCGATCGCGGCCGGTAAGGGTGTGGTGCTGGCGTTGCCGCACAGCGGGAACTGGGACGTCGCAGCGCTCTGGTTGATCGAGCGGGGCTCGCCGTTCACCACCGTCGCCGAGCGGCTGAAGCCGGAGTCGCTCTACGACCGGTTCGTCGCCTATCGGGAGAGCATCGGGATGCAGGTCCTGCCGCTCACCGGCGGTGCGCGCAACCCCATCGACGTGCTCTCCGAACGGCTTCGCGAGGGCGGGGTGATCTGCCTGCTGGGTGACCGCGATCTCTCCCGGCGCGGTGTTGAGGTCACCTTCTTCGGCGAGGCGACGCGCATGCCCGCGGGCCCCGCCCTCCTGGCCACCAGCACCGGAGCGACACTGCTGCCGGTGACGCTCTGGTACACCGAAGACGGCTGGGGCCAGCGCATCTTCCCGCCGATCACCCTGGCCGACGGCGATCGGGTGGATCAGATCCGGTCGGCCACCCAGGCGCTGGCCGACCGCTTCGCGGAGAGCATCGCCGCCCATCCGGCCGATTGGCACATGCTCCAGAAGCTGTGGCTGGCCGATCTCAAGCCCCGTTCGGCCCGGACGTGA
- a CDS encoding glycosyltransferase family 4 protein yields the protein MKVGLVCPYSWDIPGGVQSHVRDLAETLIELGHSVSVLAPGDEDMPGLPSYVVAAGKAVPIPYNGSVARLQFGLVSAARVRRWLKDGGFDVVHVHEPAPPSLSLLTCMIGDGPLVATFHASNPKSRVLSMFDSVLQPFLEKLAGRIAVSEAARRVIVEHLGADAVVIPNGVSVEHFESAQPLPEYPRDPSGPPPRGGVIGFVGRYDEPRKGMDVLVSALEILVTTRPELKLVVAGRGDAEDFLSQLPPALADRVDLLGQVSESAKRQLLRSIDVYSAPNTGQESFGIILLEAMAARVAVVASDIEAFRRVLGNGTAGEFAPAGDAAGLAAALSRVLDDAPRRAELVAAGAAAVAPYDWSVIVTQVLRVYEIAIAGASQLPRL from the coding sequence ATGAAGGTCGGCCTGGTCTGCCCGTACTCCTGGGACATCCCCGGGGGCGTGCAGTCGCACGTGCGGGACCTGGCCGAGACGCTCATCGAGCTCGGTCACAGCGTGAGCGTCCTCGCCCCCGGAGATGAGGACATGCCGGGGCTGCCGTCCTACGTGGTTGCGGCCGGGAAGGCCGTTCCGATCCCGTACAACGGCTCGGTGGCGCGTCTGCAATTCGGTCTGGTCTCCGCTGCGCGGGTGAGGCGCTGGCTGAAGGACGGCGGCTTCGACGTCGTGCATGTGCATGAGCCGGCACCGCCGAGCCTCTCCCTGCTCACCTGCATGATCGGCGACGGGCCACTGGTCGCCACTTTCCATGCCAGCAACCCGAAGTCGAGAGTGCTGTCGATGTTCGACAGCGTGCTGCAGCCGTTTCTGGAGAAGCTGGCCGGGCGGATCGCAGTGTCGGAGGCGGCCCGTCGGGTCATCGTCGAGCACCTCGGGGCCGACGCGGTGGTCATCCCGAATGGCGTCTCGGTGGAGCATTTCGAGTCAGCCCAGCCGCTGCCCGAATACCCTCGCGACCCGTCGGGGCCTCCGCCCCGAGGGGGAGTGATCGGCTTCGTCGGCCGCTACGACGAGCCACGCAAGGGAATGGACGTGCTGGTCTCCGCTCTGGAGATCCTGGTCACAACACGGCCGGAGCTGAAGCTGGTGGTGGCCGGCCGCGGGGACGCCGAGGACTTCCTCAGCCAGCTCCCACCGGCGCTGGCCGACCGGGTGGACCTTCTCGGGCAGGTGAGCGAGTCGGCCAAGAGGCAACTGCTGCGAAGCATCGACGTCTACAGTGCGCCGAACACCGGCCAGGAGAGCTTCGGGATCATCCTGCTGGAGGCGATGGCGGCCCGGGTCGCGGTGGTAGCCAGTGATATAGAGGCGTTCCGCCGTGTTCTGGGCAATGGCACGGCGGGTGAATTCGCACCCGCCGGCGACGCGGCCGGGCTGGCCGCTGCGCTGAGCCGGGTCCTTGACGATGCGCCGCGCCGGGCCGAGCTCGTCGCGGCCGGGGCAGCGGCGGTCGCCCCGTATGACTGGTCAGTGATCGTCACTCAGGTATTGCGGGTCTACGAGATTGCCATCGCCGGCGCCTCGCAGCTGCCGCGCCTCTAG
- the ruvA gene encoding Holliday junction branch migration protein RuvA — MIASVHGLVAALGPDGAVIEVGGVGLAVSCSPGTLARLRLGESARLSTSLVVREDSLTLFGFADDDERSLFELLQTANGVGPRLAQTILAVHAPREVRRAIATNDLQSLMKVPGIGRKSAERVVLELRDRIGAIDQSDESAAGASSLGVTAVAPWREQLVRALGGLGFSAREAGEAIEVLAAEVDAGESEADVPALLRRSIQLLGRTR, encoded by the coding sequence ATGATCGCCAGCGTGCACGGGCTGGTCGCCGCGCTCGGGCCGGATGGAGCGGTCATCGAGGTCGGCGGTGTCGGGTTGGCCGTCTCTTGCTCACCCGGAACGCTGGCCCGGCTGCGGCTGGGGGAGTCGGCGCGACTGTCGACGAGCCTGGTCGTCCGTGAGGATTCACTGACCCTCTTCGGTTTCGCCGACGACGACGAGCGGTCGCTCTTCGAACTGCTGCAGACTGCGAACGGAGTCGGACCACGGCTGGCCCAGACGATTCTCGCGGTCCACGCGCCCCGCGAGGTCCGACGGGCGATCGCGACGAATGACCTGCAATCTTTGATGAAAGTTCCCGGCATCGGTCGAAAGAGCGCCGAGCGGGTGGTCCTGGAACTGCGTGATCGGATCGGGGCCATCGATCAGTCCGACGAGTCAGCCGCCGGAGCCAGCAGCCTCGGCGTCACGGCAGTTGCTCCGTGGCGCGAACAGCTCGTCCGCGCGCTTGGGGGCTTGGGTTTCAGCGCACGCGAAGCCGGCGAGGCGATCGAGGTGCTGGCGGCCGAGGTCGACGCCGGCGAGAGCGAAGCCGACGTCCCGGCGCTGCTGCGGCGCAGCATTCAACTTCTCGGTCGCACTCGATAG
- the pdxT gene encoding pyridoxal 5'-phosphate synthase glutaminase subunit PdxT: MPPTVGVLALQGDVREHLQALRAAGANAVAVRRERELADVDGLVLPGGESTTIVKLARIFELLEPLRARIAGGLPTYGSCAGMILLADRITGGVVGQETFGGIDMTVRRNAFGRQVESFEAELEVAGVAGAPMRAVFIRAPWVEAIGPKATAVATVAQGPAAGRIVAVRQQHLLATSFHPELTGDGRIHAYFCEMVADAVATRARGPLASRGMAWQGRADEQTQMSRRRAK, translated from the coding sequence TTGCCGCCCACGGTCGGCGTCCTCGCCCTGCAGGGTGACGTCCGCGAACACCTGCAGGCGCTGCGAGCAGCCGGGGCGAACGCCGTGGCCGTACGTCGCGAGCGGGAACTGGCCGACGTGGACGGGCTGGTGCTGCCTGGTGGCGAGTCGACGACGATCGTCAAACTGGCCCGCATCTTCGAGCTTCTGGAGCCGCTACGGGCCCGGATCGCCGGTGGACTCCCCACGTACGGGTCGTGCGCCGGCATGATCCTGCTGGCAGATCGCATCACCGGCGGTGTGGTCGGTCAGGAGACCTTCGGTGGCATCGACATGACGGTGCGGCGCAACGCATTCGGCCGCCAGGTGGAATCCTTCGAGGCCGAGCTCGAGGTCGCCGGGGTGGCCGGAGCGCCGATGCGGGCCGTCTTCATCCGGGCCCCCTGGGTCGAGGCCATCGGGCCGAAGGCAACCGCGGTCGCCACCGTAGCCCAGGGTCCGGCCGCCGGTAGGATAGTGGCGGTTCGTCAGCAGCATCTGCTGGCTACGTCCTTTCACCCGGAGCTGACGGGAGACGGTCGTATTCATGCCTACTTCTGTGAGATGGTCGCGGACGCGGTAGCCACGCGGGCCCGCGGTCCGCTCGCGAGCCGGGGCATGGCATGGCAGGGCAGGGCAGATGAGCAGACGCAGATGAGCAGACGCAGAGCGAAGTGA
- the ruvC gene encoding crossover junction endodeoxyribonuclease RuvC has product MRVLGVDPGLTRCGVGIVEGTAGRRLQMLHVDVICTPHDAELGDRLVIISDAVTHLVRQFKPDVVAVERVFSQHNVRTVMGTAQAAGLAVLAATREGIPVVMHTPSEVKASITGSGTAGKAQVGTMVTRLLNLESMPKPADAADALALAICHIWRGAAQSRLVAAQQAAQQAAQQAAQQAARRPAPGRRAIGTVA; this is encoded by the coding sequence GTGCGGGTACTGGGCGTTGACCCCGGGCTGACGCGATGCGGCGTAGGCATCGTCGAGGGGACGGCTGGGCGGCGTCTGCAGATGCTGCATGTGGACGTGATCTGCACTCCGCACGATGCGGAGTTGGGTGATCGTCTGGTCATCATCTCCGACGCGGTGACCCATCTGGTGCGGCAGTTCAAGCCCGACGTCGTGGCGGTGGAGCGGGTCTTCAGCCAGCACAACGTGCGCACCGTGATGGGGACCGCGCAGGCCGCCGGATTGGCGGTGCTGGCTGCCACCCGCGAGGGGATACCCGTGGTGATGCACACCCCGAGTGAGGTGAAGGCCTCGATCACCGGATCCGGTACCGCGGGGAAGGCTCAGGTCGGCACCATGGTCACCCGGTTGCTCAACCTCGAATCGATGCCGAAGCCGGCGGATGCGGCTGACGCGCTCGCCCTGGCCATCTGCCACATCTGGCGCGGCGCCGCGCAGAGCCGACTGGTGGCGGCCCAGCAGGCGGCACAGCAGGCGGCACAGCAAGCGGCACAGCAGGCGGCGCGCCGACCGGCGCCCGGGCGCCGCGCGATCGGGACGGTCGCATGA
- the pdxS gene encoding pyridoxal 5'-phosphate synthase lyase subunit PdxS — protein sequence MSVESTSALNQPDTAAGTTPVTGTAAVKRGMAEMLKGGVIMDVVTAEQAKIAEDAGAVAVMALERVPADIRAQGGVSRMSDPDMIESIINTVSIPVMAKARIGHFVEAQVLQSLGVDYIDESEVLTPADYANHIDKWAFTVPFVCGATNLGEALRRITEGAAMIRSKGEAGTGDVSNATTHMRQIRGELRRLSSLPEDELFVAAKELQAPYALVAEVARTGALPVVLFTAGGIATPADAAMMMQLGAQGVFVGSGIFKSGNPAQRAEAIVKATTFYDDPDVIAKVSRGLGEAMVGINVEEIPQPHRLAERGW from the coding sequence ATGTCTGTCGAGTCAACTTCTGCCCTGAACCAGCCTGATACCGCCGCCGGCACGACCCCGGTCACCGGTACCGCCGCCGTCAAGCGCGGGATGGCCGAGATGCTCAAGGGCGGCGTCATCATGGACGTCGTCACCGCGGAGCAGGCCAAGATCGCCGAGGACGCCGGTGCCGTCGCCGTCATGGCCTTGGAGCGGGTGCCGGCCGACATCCGCGCCCAGGGCGGGGTATCCCGAATGAGTGACCCGGACATGATCGAGTCGATCATCAACACGGTCTCGATCCCGGTGATGGCCAAGGCCCGGATCGGCCACTTCGTCGAGGCCCAGGTGCTGCAGTCGCTCGGCGTCGACTACATCGACGAGTCCGAGGTGCTCACCCCGGCGGACTACGCCAATCACATCGACAAGTGGGCCTTCACGGTTCCCTTCGTCTGCGGGGCCACCAACCTCGGAGAGGCACTGCGCCGCATCACCGAGGGCGCGGCGATGATCCGCTCCAAGGGTGAGGCCGGCACCGGCGACGTCTCCAACGCCACCACACACATGCGCCAGATCCGTGGCGAGCTGCGCCGCTTGAGCTCACTGCCCGAGGACGAACTCTTCGTCGCCGCCAAGGAGCTGCAGGCTCCCTACGCTCTCGTCGCCGAGGTCGCTCGCACCGGCGCGCTGCCGGTCGTGCTCTTCACCGCCGGTGGCATCGCCACCCCGGCTGACGCTGCGATGATGATGCAGCTCGGGGCCCAGGGCGTCTTCGTCGGCTCGGGCATCTTCAAGTCCGGAAACCCGGCCCAGCGGGCTGAGGCGATCGTCAAGGCCACCACGTTCTACGACGACCCGGATGTCATCGCCAAGGTTTCCCGGGGTCTCGGCGAGGCCATGGTCGGCATCAACGTCGAGGAGATCCCGCAGCCACATCGACTGGCCGAGCGCGGCTGGTAA
- the ffh gene encoding signal recognition particle protein, translating into MFDTLSDRLNAAFSGLRGKGRLSAADIDATAREIRIALLEADVALPVVRQFISAIKERATGEDVSKALNPGQQVIKIVNEELVTILGGETRRLQFAKNPPTVIMLAGLQGAGKTTLAGKLARWLREQGHTPLLVACDLQRPNAVNQLQVVAERAGVAVFAPEPGNGVGDPVSVARESIEFAQRAQHDMVIVDTAGRLGIDVEMMNQAAAIRDAVQPNETLFVVDAMVGQDAVNTAQAFAEGVGFTGVVLTKLDGDARGGAALSVRYVTGQPIMFASNGEKLEDFDVFHPDRMASRILGMGDVLTLIEQAEKTFDQDEAERMVGKLQSGGDFTLEDFLEQLQAIRRMGPISNLLGMMPGMGQMKEAMSQVDDRDLDRTAAIIRGMTPAERANPKMINGSRRLRIANGSGVKVSDVNQLVDRFFEASKMMKQMGGAMGMPGMRRKNVKNAKGKKGKKGRGSGRGPTPPRNSGFGGGFPGGLPGGGFGGSVPPQLPPGMNMPDLSKLKLPGK; encoded by the coding sequence ATGTTCGACACGCTCTCTGATCGCCTCAACGCCGCTTTCTCCGGACTCCGCGGCAAGGGTCGCCTTTCGGCGGCCGATATCGACGCAACCGCCCGCGAGATCCGCATCGCGCTGCTGGAGGCCGACGTCGCACTGCCCGTGGTTAGGCAGTTCATCTCGGCGATCAAGGAGCGGGCCACGGGTGAGGACGTCTCCAAGGCGCTGAACCCCGGCCAGCAGGTCATCAAGATCGTCAACGAGGAACTGGTCACGATCCTCGGTGGTGAGACCCGGCGGCTGCAGTTCGCGAAGAACCCGCCGACGGTCATCATGCTGGCCGGTCTGCAGGGTGCGGGCAAGACCACCCTGGCCGGAAAGCTGGCCCGGTGGCTGCGCGAGCAGGGACACACGCCGCTGCTGGTGGCCTGCGACCTGCAGCGTCCGAACGCGGTGAACCAGCTCCAGGTGGTGGCCGAGCGGGCCGGTGTCGCGGTCTTCGCACCTGAGCCCGGCAACGGCGTCGGCGACCCGGTCAGCGTTGCCCGCGAGTCGATCGAGTTCGCGCAGCGGGCTCAGCACGACATGGTGATCGTGGACACCGCCGGACGTCTCGGTATCGACGTCGAGATGATGAATCAGGCGGCGGCCATCCGCGACGCGGTCCAGCCCAACGAGACTCTCTTCGTGGTCGACGCAATGGTTGGCCAGGATGCGGTTAACACCGCCCAGGCCTTCGCCGAAGGGGTCGGCTTCACCGGTGTCGTACTCACCAAGCTCGACGGTGACGCCCGCGGTGGTGCGGCGCTATCGGTCCGCTACGTCACCGGCCAACCGATCATGTTCGCCAGTAACGGCGAGAAGCTCGAGGACTTCGACGTCTTCCACCCCGATCGAATGGCCTCCCGCATCCTCGGTATGGGTGACGTGCTCACCCTCATCGAGCAGGCCGAGAAGACCTTCGACCAGGACGAAGCCGAGCGGATGGTCGGCAAGCTGCAGTCCGGCGGCGACTTCACCCTCGAGGACTTCCTGGAGCAGTTGCAGGCGATCCGGCGAATGGGCCCCATCTCGAATCTGCTCGGCATGATGCCCGGCATGGGGCAGATGAAGGAGGCGATGAGTCAGGTCGATGACCGCGACCTCGACCGCACAGCGGCCATCATCCGCGGTATGACCCCGGCTGAGCGGGCCAATCCGAAGATGATCAACGGCTCACGACGACTGCGGATCGCCAACGGCTCCGGCGTCAAGGTCAGCGACGTCAACCAGTTGGTCGACCGGTTCTTCGAGGCCAGCAAGATGATGAAGCAGATGGGCGGCGCCATGGGCATGCCCGGAATGCGGCGCAAGAACGTCAAGAACGCGAAGGGCAAGAAGGGGAAGAAGGGGCGCGGATCCGGTCGCGGACCGACGCCGCCGCGCAACTCGGGCTTCGGCGGCGGATTCCCGGGCGGCCTCCCCGGCGGCGGATTCGGCGGGTCGGTGCCCCCACAGCTCCCGCCGGGGATGAACATGCCCGACCTCAGCAAGCTGAAGCTTCCAGGCAAGTAA
- a CDS encoding DUF3048 domain-containing protein, translated as MSGAQKGIAGALVAVLVIGGAGATYALVSNGSSKSSAAAPTATATPSPTASPTPTATPAPAAPPPVNPLTGTGTVPTGPVIAVKIDDTAPGRPQVGIDKADIVYIEQAEGGLTRDVAVFASQKPIAGYIRSTRASDPELLTQYGPIVLVASGGGGDSLKILDASILHPYIQDRGDKGFYRVQRRQSTYINVVLPLSKVSVPGAGKAKSIGLVWSASGAGLAATPVATSLSTKVGGTPVGFTWNASLKKYMRVINGNIQRAADGAVIATPNVIVQFCAVSPHPGDIDVNGNPSQYTHSVGSGKVSIFRNGHRIDGTWSRPTINSGTTYRDAAGKPISVTPGGAWVVLATNGTPLTSR; from the coding sequence ATGAGTGGCGCCCAGAAGGGGATCGCCGGCGCGCTCGTCGCGGTGCTCGTCATCGGCGGCGCCGGAGCCACCTATGCGCTGGTGTCGAATGGCTCCTCGAAGTCCTCGGCGGCCGCGCCCACGGCGACGGCAACCCCGTCACCCACCGCCTCACCGACGCCGACCGCCACCCCGGCGCCCGCCGCGCCCCCGCCGGTGAACCCGCTCACCGGCACCGGAACCGTCCCGACCGGCCCGGTGATCGCGGTCAAGATCGACGACACCGCCCCAGGTCGCCCGCAGGTCGGGATCGACAAGGCCGACATCGTGTACATCGAGCAGGCCGAGGGCGGCCTGACCCGTGACGTGGCTGTCTTCGCCAGCCAGAAGCCGATCGCCGGCTACATCCGCAGCACCCGGGCCAGCGACCCCGAACTACTCACCCAGTACGGCCCGATCGTGCTGGTGGCATCCGGCGGTGGTGGTGATTCGCTGAAGATTCTCGACGCATCGATCCTGCACCCGTATATCCAGGATCGGGGCGACAAGGGCTTCTACCGGGTGCAGCGCAGACAATCGACCTACATCAACGTGGTGCTCCCGTTGTCGAAGGTTTCGGTGCCCGGCGCCGGTAAGGCCAAGAGCATCGGCCTGGTCTGGAGTGCCTCCGGCGCCGGTCTGGCCGCCACGCCGGTGGCGACCAGCCTCAGCACCAAGGTCGGCGGCACCCCGGTCGGGTTCACCTGGAACGCCTCGCTGAAGAAGTACATGCGGGTGATCAACGGCAACATCCAGCGCGCGGCCGATGGTGCGGTCATCGCGACGCCGAACGTTATCGTCCAGTTCTGTGCGGTCTCACCGCACCCCGGGGATATCGACGTCAACGGCAACCCGTCGCAGTACACGCACTCCGTCGGCAGCGGCAAGGTGTCGATCTTCCGCAACGGTCACCGCATCGACGGGACCTGGTCCCGGCCGACGATCAACTCCGGCACCACCTACCGGGACGCGGCCGGCAAGCCGATCTCGGTCACCCCGGGTGGGGCCTGGGTCGTGCTGGCGACGAACGGGACTCCACTCACCTCGCGTTGA
- a CDS encoding YebC/PmpR family DNA-binding transcriptional regulator, whose amino-acid sequence MSGHSKWATTKHKKAVVDAKRGKLFAKLIKNIEVAARTGGGDPDGNPTLYDAIQKARKTSVPLDNIERAVKRGSGAEAGGSDWQTIMYEGYAPSGVAVLIECLTDNRNRAAGEVRLAMTRNGGSMADPGSVSYMFTRKGVIVVPEAGQTEDDVLLAVLDAGAEEVNNLGESFEVICEATDLVQVRTALQSAGIDYDSADSSFVPSVQVELDADGARKVLRLIDALEDSDDVQNVFTNFDASDEVLAELSAE is encoded by the coding sequence ATGAGTGGGCATTCCAAATGGGCGACGACGAAGCACAAGAAGGCGGTCGTCGACGCCAAGCGTGGCAAGCTCTTCGCCAAGCTCATCAAGAACATCGAGGTCGCGGCTCGCACCGGAGGCGGTGACCCGGACGGCAACCCGACCCTCTACGACGCCATCCAGAAGGCCCGCAAGACGTCGGTGCCGCTGGACAACATCGAGCGCGCCGTCAAGCGCGGCTCCGGCGCCGAGGCCGGCGGCTCGGACTGGCAGACGATCATGTACGAGGGGTACGCCCCCAGCGGCGTCGCCGTGCTGATCGAGTGCCTGACCGACAACCGCAACCGAGCCGCCGGAGAGGTCCGCCTGGCGATGACCCGCAACGGCGGATCGATGGCTGACCCGGGTTCGGTCTCCTACATGTTCACCCGAAAGGGTGTGATCGTAGTGCCGGAGGCCGGCCAGACCGAGGACGATGTGCTCCTGGCTGTCCTCGACGCCGGTGCCGAAGAGGTGAACAACCTCGGCGAGTCCTTCGAGGTGATCTGCGAGGCCACCGACCTGGTGCAGGTCCGCACCGCGCTGCAGAGTGCCGGAATCGACTACGACTCGGCTGACTCCTCCTTCGTTCCGAGCGTGCAGGTCGAACTCGACGCCGATGGTGCCCGCAAGGTGCTTCGACTGATCGACGCCCTGGAAGACAGCGATGACGTGCAGAACGTCTTCACCAACTTCGACGCCAGCGACGAGGTCTTAGCCGAGCTATCGGCCGAGTAG
- the pgsA gene encoding phosphatidylinositol phosphate synthase gives MITARLRLFFSRFVNPLAATLARLGVTPDVITIFGTIGATASAVIFFTRGWWFLGTLLIWGFVMLDMVDGAVARVVGSTKFGAVLDSTTDRLVDASVFATIAWYFSFGPDPQKWMVLACLLCLILGALTSYIKARAEGVGLTCNVGIAERTERLIIVLVGTGVSGAFLGLPFAQAVALWLLVAASAITVVQRLATVHTQSRQLAA, from the coding sequence GTGATCACCGCCCGTTTACGTCTGTTCTTCTCCCGGTTCGTCAACCCGCTGGCCGCCACGCTGGCGCGCCTCGGCGTCACGCCGGACGTCATCACGATCTTCGGGACGATCGGCGCTACGGCTAGTGCAGTCATCTTCTTCACCCGCGGCTGGTGGTTTCTCGGCACCCTGCTGATCTGGGGCTTCGTGATGCTCGACATGGTCGACGGGGCGGTGGCCCGGGTCGTCGGCTCGACGAAGTTCGGTGCCGTCCTCGACTCGACGACCGATCGGCTGGTGGACGCCTCCGTCTTCGCGACCATCGCCTGGTACTTCAGCTTCGGGCCCGACCCACAGAAGTGGATGGTGCTGGCCTGTCTGCTCTGCCTGATCCTGGGGGCTCTCACCTCCTACATCAAGGCCCGGGCCGAGGGAGTCGGGCTCACCTGCAACGTCGGTATCGCGGAGCGGACGGAGCGGCTCATCATCGTGCTGGTGGGAACCGGGGTCTCCGGGGCCTTCCTCGGCCTCCCGTTCGCCCAGGCCGTCGCCCTCTGGCTGCTGGTCGCCGCCTCGGCGATAACCGTGGTCCAGCGGCTGGCCACCGTGCACACCCAGTCACGTCAGCTGGCCGCATGA
- a CDS encoding site-2 protease family protein — translation MYSLPSLPARRAVRPSPVFLAFVALTAFGGFLAWQEPSLLAARFGVFLLVLSGWVVSLCLHEFGHAYCAHRAGDSSIEARGYLTLNPFKYAHPVLSIALPLFFILQGGFGLPGGAVYLHPHTFKSKRERVIAAGIGPASNVIIGVLLLISTVGKTYQGPHLYFWSAVAFLGFLQLTAAVLNLMPLPGLDGYAMLEPFLQPKTRQSLEPFKPWGMLVVFALLSVPRLNAWFFQFVDDIYRATGADPVLYQYGSLLLRFWQSL, via the coding sequence ATGTATTCGTTGCCGAGCCTCCCCGCTCGACGTGCCGTCCGCCCGAGCCCCGTCTTCCTGGCTTTTGTCGCTCTCACCGCATTCGGCGGGTTCCTGGCGTGGCAAGAACCCAGTCTGCTGGCCGCGCGCTTCGGGGTCTTCCTGCTGGTCCTGAGCGGGTGGGTCGTCTCGCTCTGCCTGCACGAGTTCGGCCACGCCTACTGCGCCCACCGGGCCGGCGACAGCAGCATCGAGGCGCGCGGATACCTCACGCTCAACCCGTTCAAGTACGCCCACCCGGTGCTGTCGATCGCGCTGCCGCTCTTCTTCATCCTGCAGGGCGGCTTCGGCCTGCCGGGCGGGGCGGTGTACCTGCACCCCCACACCTTCAAGTCCAAGCGTGAACGGGTCATCGCCGCCGGAATCGGACCGGCCTCCAACGTGATAATCGGTGTGCTGTTGCTGATCAGCACCGTCGGGAAGACCTACCAGGGTCCGCATCTGTACTTCTGGTCCGCGGTCGCCTTTCTCGGCTTCCTGCAGCTCACCGCGGCCGTGCTGAACCTGATGCCGCTGCCCGGACTCGACGGCTACGCGATGCTCGAGCCGTTCCTGCAGCCCAAGACCCGGCAGTCTCTCGAGCCGTTCAAGCCATGGGGAATGCTCGTCGTCTTCGCGCTGCTGAGCGTCCCGCGCCTCAACGCCTGGTTCTTCCAGTTCGTCGACGACATCTACCGGGCGACCGGGGCCGATCCGGTCCTTTACCAGTACGGCAGCCTGCTGCTGCGTTTCTGGCAGTCGCTTTAG